A segment of the Manihot esculenta cultivar AM560-2 chromosome 13, M.esculenta_v8, whole genome shotgun sequence genome:
ACCTTTATTCTTCATCGGAGGCAATGGGTAGCCGTAAAGATCCTTATTTCCTTCAAAAGACGTCGCGTTGAATCGCGGCAAATTCCCACTTCTGTTTCCCAATGGACCAGGGATTGGCCCTGAAAGCTTATTATTGCTGACATCAAAAGCTGATAATCTTACTAAAAGACCCAGTTGCTgtgggatttgaccagtgaGAAAATTATCATGAAAATCAATCACATTCAAATAAGCACACAATGCAAGCTGTGGGGGGATCTCTCCCTCCAGTCTATTAGACGAGAGATTAAGCACTGCAAGATTGACCAAGTACTGTAAATCTTCAGGGATAGGACCAGACAGAGCGTTGGAGGAGAGGTCAAGGGTCTGAAGATTGGTGCAGTTGGAGATATAAGGAGAAATAGAGCCTTGAAGGGAAAGGTTGGTAAGGGAGAGTTTATAGATTCGGCCATTGTTGCAAGTAGCACCAGAGAGATATGAGTTAAAACCAGAACATGGGTTTGCAAGATTGGGTTTAGTCCAGTTTTGGAGTGAATTTGTTGGGTTTTTTAAAGATTGGCTTAGGTGGGTTAAGCATGCTTCATCATTTGGATCTGATATTGTGAGAGTAGAAGAGCTTAAAATTGTCAGAAAGAGCAGAAACCAAAAACCCATTTAGAAATACAACAAAACTGAAGAAGATATTTCAATTCCTGCTTAGATTTCTTAATTTCTCAGGTTCTGGTTCAAAGAAACAGAAGAAACACACAAAGAAAACAAGTGGGTATTGCTGAATTTATCTTGATTCATTAAGGTTGACGAAACACATATATAAATTGAGACTTGGGACTAAAAGCAAAAAGCTTCTAGGCAGGAACTGATACTATTGATTACTGTCAATGTATTGAGAATTCAGGCATAGAAGAAGCCCAAAGAAGAAGCAGGgtattaaaatctaaaattgaattgaagtaAATGTTTTTGGAGAGGACAAACAGAGGGAAGGGGGCTGGGGAGAGTTGGTGTGGTGACCCTGAAAATGAAAGTAAATGAGGAACAAGGGAAGGAGTGGGGTAGTGAGCTGAACCTTGCACGTATGAGGGGGGAAGATAGAGACAAGACAGAGATGAAGAAAGGGGGCAAGGGGCAATTGGGTAAATAGAGGTTTATATAAAATGTTCCAGGGGAGCAATCAGGGTAGGGTAGCTCGAGGGAGGGGCGCAATTGTTGGTGGAGAACCGGCGGTTTAGCTTGGATGAAGGAAGACGGTGATCGGAGTGTGCTCTATGATTGGTTTCGAACAATTTCAGATCCGgttcagagaatggtattggtttgattttaatttaagtcACGGGGCGATTTCAATTTCGGATCTCAGGTTCtcgctatatatatatagatatatatatatatatatatataattttaaataattacacttaatttttttcataacatTTATAaactttacttttttatataaatttaaaatatagttattttaactgaaaaattaattttttattacattaattttaatataaaattaaaatattaagttttattgaaacatcataaatattattaataattatggtTTGAATCGAATTTTAGAAGTTGATTAGagtttttatttagaaaaagtaaaaaaaaaactctagaaaaaataattaattaataagagaAATCTTAAGAgtaagataaaaaattaaataaaattataatatttaatttatatattaattatagtgtaaaaagaaaaaacagataatattttaaaataattaaaaataaaaaataaataaaattatgaaacgaaaaaaaaaatttaattaatattaagagtattgatgattttttaatagaaaaaaattaaattaatttaattttacaaaatatgaaaattcgaatgattttcaaataagaaaaagcTAGTGAATTTTAAAAGTATCTACATTGACAAGGATTTTcggtatttttaaaaatttattaaaaacttattacaatttgattttatttaacaatttattttCTCCATTTATTGAACtgatatgtttttttaataaataaataaaaatattaatacactataaataaaagtgctaaattaatataaaacgaAATTAagcttaaataaaatttcagtctatttgatttaattgataATGATCGATAGGAATGTAAgtgagtttaaaaattaaaatattcaaatttaaatttgattcatattaataatatttaaatttattttaaatttaattaaaaattaatataaattattaaaatttgtataaaactcgattattatttttcaaataaaatttgaatttatttaactttatatattttaattaataatttatataaaaaatgttttttattaataatttttatttaaaaatatatttttaaagtatatttaaattttaaattttaatttttaaataaaaacatataaaaaatttagtataaatattattgtaaaatatatatttttatattaaattaagagTTAAAAGTATTAAAAACTAATGGAATTGCTTGCCAGATTAATTTTATATCAGCATGCCACATTAATAAATTTCAGAGTAAAactgataataatttaaaaatttaggatATAATTgtaacaaaactaaaaatataagattttttgataatttatttatttaattatttttttaaaatttactctaaatattaatattattttttaaataatagattagtattatatttaagaattaaaagaataattaaaaaatattctaaaaaatattttattatttttaatatttttaaactgttaaatattattgtaaattatttttaaatatttcataattaatatatttaataagattatttttttaatgatagttttaaaagtaatgttaaatattaaatatattaagtaaattttaaaaaattaattaataataattttagtcaaataaaattaagatatattattattataaaattattgataaaaattttttaaaaattaaataataataataataacttttaaatatatttaatagtaaaaaaaagtaACTTATAATTTTGTAAGTTTTAACTTATATAAGTAACGGTAGCTAGTATATGCatttgattaaatattaaaaaataaatatatgcatttgattaaatattaaaaaataaaatttaattgataaaaaataaaaatatattgtgaaattataataaaaataaaatataaaatttttttataattaattctaaATTATATTGATATGATATAGTGATACCGCGTTGATGTGATAAttctatcaattttttaattacatgTATAATTAGAGTAACTTTAAAATGTTaagttttaattgataaaatatatatatataattgcaataaaataagaagtagagattttttttgttattaacttttaaattaattatttatataaatagatttagATCGTGAatatctataaataaaatttgaatttgatttgaattcattgtttatattatttttcaaatttaaatttattctgactcaattataactatttaaatttatgattcGAACGAATCGAGTATCAAAAATATTCGATCTATTCCCATCTCTAGTGAGAATCGATTTTAGCATATATATATTgagtttttaataaattgtaCATAACCGGTGGcatttatatgtaaaataatcaatagctatatatataatttttattattatggaATCAGATGTAAAATTTAGCGGTTTATCTCGTGGAATACGTCATGCATATTATATCTTGGATTGGAAAACTGCTCAACTTGATggtattttatatgaaaataccACTGCTATTTTATATGAGGACAGAAACTTATTTTATTCCTCCAACTCTACTCGTGATCTTAAAACCATTCATCCCTAAATTCGTGCGTCATCTTCAAATTTGGATAATTTTAGTTGACTTTGTCAAGTTGATGGGTTTTATTTTAAGCtcaatattttattagttacaATTTTATTGTGGAAAACTCTGATATTATATTTCAACGTGATGTTTCTGATTTTTCAGAAGGTAATGTTACGCCGATAATTGTTAAAGTTTTAGCTCTCCACCACTATTTGCTCTTTGCGACGAAATTTTTGCCTTATAATGATTGTATTCTTATGGACTGTGGTTCAAACTTTTTAGTCTCGGACATTTATAAACTGAGcttgattttgaataattataaatttttattaaactctaaaactgatatttATGTTATATGGATTCATCGTCATACCATTATAGCTACTCATACTTTGAGCTAGagaatttattttacaaaatcatGTCTCTGTTTAGATGATATCCctctagaattttattaatacaactaatagttttgctttaaaaaaaaactatatatataatttttaatttattatgtaacatatataataattaaaatatatttttgtatgAATATAAATATTGTTTCTCATATAAAGATTAATATTATGgtttaattattgtttataatatttttatatttatataatgtattttggatttttagataaatttattaatataaaatttttatttaaaagaaaaaattttataattaataaaatttttaaaaaaataatataatttaaataaaaaattaaattaaattagctacgataaaaaataattctataATTAAAACGGATAGAAAATACAGTTAATAGTTAGTTGACCGTCTATTAATTATTAgttatatttaacaattaaatcaacattttttagtaatttcaatttattaataatggtatAATTCacttgaatttttaaataataataacaatgatGATAAATTTAATCATTAAAGCTTGACAAAATCTATaccttcataaaaaaaaaaattattaagttcAATACTTTATATTTTATGGTAACAACAAACGGTGacgtttttattttcttctttttaaaaaatattaaaaataataaaatatatgatataaaaatagaaaaagcaaAAGAGGAAATGTTATTGTAAGGTTAATGTACTGAGTTGTGCTTCATTTTAAAATCCAAGCAGTGGTCCACTGTTAAAAAGCTTCATTCTTAACACTCTCTGGAACTCCTTTTGGAGTAAAATAaaacaaagattttttttttaattttaagtatttagagatttcaaaataataatatgtcaatccataaattaaaaaataattcttttaaaaaaacgaaaatttatttaaatatatataaaaaatttaaaaacctcAAAAACAACTTCCTCCAAACAAGGCTAAGCTTGGATTTATGGGTGAAGTAACAAGAGACAGGACATGAATGCTAGCAAACCAACACATTGTTGGTAAAAGGCATCTCTTACTTTCATGATCAAAATGGCTCTAATGTGGGGTCCATAAATTTTTCTTTCTCAATTtccatttaatattataataattttttttgtattataaaaattaaataataaaatttttaaatatatttttgatgGGTCAAGAGAGGGCCTCAAATTATAAGGCCCTCTCCTTTTATGGCTTCTCCTCCTCTCACTTGCCTAAGTTGAGCCCAATGCTGTGGCCCCTCAGACAGCATAATATCATCTCTTTGGTTGATAGCTTCTTTAATCCAAACTCTTGTCACTTCAAGCCAAAAGCATTAGTGGGTATATACTTGACAACTATATCTTGCATTTGAGGAAGAGATGTTGATGGATAGTGACTATTGTTCATTGACCTTTACTAGTGGAAAATTTTGATACCCAAaactttattatataaaataaataaataattaattaaattttaccatgtcatatttattaaatttgtacTTATTTGGTAGGTAGACCACAAAATGCATAATAGTTTAGAAATGGGTTTTGTGGTTACAAACTTTTAGATTaagatattttcattaaaataatgatTATGCCATTCCATTATGCTATGTGTCCATTccataattgtaaaaaaatactTATGGGTTCAAAATCTATCAATTCTAGTATAATTATTTGCCACAATATTATTCTTGATTGATAATTTTACCAATTTCTTATTTTATCAAGATAAGATTTTTGTATAACAAATAATacatttttaactttaaaatatcacaatttatctatttatttatatatgaatatttaaaattcacatactcaattaatttaaatttataccgaataaactcattaaaaaataaaacacttACTTTTAAAAgcgagttttaaaaatattttacactgatagtttaaattcaaaatctcttaagaaaaaaaatttttacctTCTGATGACCGCCGGACTTCACGCATCTCAGTATGAGATCTGGTCTATGGAGGctgttgtcccttgaggcaacccaagagggggggtgaattgggtttataaaaaatttaatggcaaagacaagaaattagaagagaatgaggaagaggaaaatcaacacaaagatttatagaggttcagctatccaagcctacgtcctctcctcaaggtccacttgagagttcaactccactatcaaatcttctttgggtgaagatcaaaacccttacaatcttagagcaagcctttgctctttacaaatctcttttttcactcaagagcaattctttgctcaatgccacactcacaacaacagaatctctcaatcaacctttactcactcagaaaagccaatcaattacaactcaaaacaagctttcaagaaatcaatgctttggctcaaggttttgagagagagagaatgaaaaatgctgtaatctcaattaatatttgcttagatggttgttgtaacctcacaacaacaaaaacaagttgtatttatagttcattcataaatatggccgttgggggtgcattaaatacaaatagagccgtttatgttcagaaataaccgttataccgtgcccagaaaaactcaggttcggcggcctaagcttagagttcggcggccgaaccatttggggcgaagaaactattcctttaaaactgaactttcggcggcctaaactcaatgttcggcggccgaacatggtggactttcgtttctgttcctcactttcggaagccaaactttaggcttcagaggcagacccaaaacacactttcggcggccgaaggttaaatgttcggcggccgaaggtgtgggactttcgtctctgtccctcactttcggaagccgaaggttacacttagggggctggttgaaaacccactttcggaggccgaaagtcaatgttcggcagccgaacataggggactttcggaagccgaaagatgactttaggggggcaaaaaataattctttaaatctttgaaaaatcataacttaggctgtaaaaatccttttttcaaaccgtttgaacttttgcaacctatatttttagatctttcattttgatgaaaaataaattcaaaatcacttctttgggaaaatttcattttggtccctgaaagtcaagtacttcaaaaaagtggccatatctaaaagaacttttagaaatgaaaaaaaccttgagccatcacaattaattacttgaaattcacaatgaataaaatgacaagcataataaataaaaataatttcttatccctttcttgtggtatgcttccataattgacacttttcacttttgtgattgaagcaatttcatttatttcaatagggaacctgcaagctcaatacaaacacctttgaagataattagtagcacaccaattgtttattaatcatcaaaacaaggattaggacatttaggtccaacaatctccccctttttgatgatgacaaacaattggtaaacattaggataataatcataagtgtagtgtgtgtatttttaaaaatttctcccccttaatgtgctccccctgtcaaaaataatttatgccatatttaaaatgagagaaggcacataagggaggttttgactcaatgcaatgagatgcaatggatcctatatgaatgaatgagtgcTAACAAGGAATGCATCTCAAATGAATACACACAATATTCACAAtccaagagagagaaaaaatatttaatccaaaagagtcaaacaaaaaatcaattaatccAAAAGAGTCAAACAAAAAATCAAGGTAATAACCAAATATAGCCAATAtccacaaaatcatcaaatatgtacataaaaaaaataccatccattctcccccttttgacatcatcaaaaacaaacaaaaaaaatatcacaatatCAAAAGGGAAAGAACAAAAGCAACTacataaacaaaaaaaatatatcactgaggaggctgaggaggtggcactccagatgaCTGCTGAAGGAAGTGTAAAATCTGACTCTGCTGCTCGATCAGGGTCTGCTGCTGGTCTGTAAGTCGTGCTAACTGCTgctccatctgagtctggcgatcagatatCTGAGTCTGGTGATCAGACATCTGAGCCTGGCGATcaaacatctgagcaacctgcagctccagacgacccatggcatcatGCAGATCAGATGCAGTCCGTGAAGATGTACCCTGCTCGGTGGACCGCTCGGTACTAGCATCGCCTCTGGGAGCTCGCTCTGTCTCAAGATCAGTAGGAGAAgcatcatctgactcctcatcagaaccatcatgtgcctgtgctgctgcatgtgctgctctgcgagctgcaaaatctctcctagaattataaaattcattgcctCTCCTAGTCAAACCCATGTGGTGGAGGGTAGCCTCAGTATAGGGGGTGTACTCACTAGACAAAGGTAAGGCCGACTCGGTACCTGGGTCAACACCTATGGCTCGGAGAAGAAGAGTAAGATGACGACCAAAGGGGAGACAGCCTCGACTCAGCCTAAGGGAGTCTGCTATAGAGTGAATCATAATATGTGGCAGGTTAAGGGCTCGACCCTCTAGCAGACAAGACACTACAAACATGTCAGAGTAGGAGAGTGCAGTCCTATGACCCGATCTAGGGAGAATCTCATAGGTGACTATGTGGTGAACAACTTTGGGGAGAGTGTTGAGGTCACAGGCCTTAAGCCTAGAGGGCTCCTCACGATCTACGTCTCCTGAAATGACCctagtctggtgaagggaagagacctCACCAGTAATCCACTTATGAGTGGTGGATACAACAGCCCCAGAGTTGGGGATACCTAGGTGACGAGcaatgatgtcaggagtgagGTAAACCCTCTGACCATTTACAAAACTGACTAGGTGAGGGGGAGTGTGACGGGTAAAGGTGTGTAGGTTAGCATAGAACTCCCTAACAATTCTAGGATGGGTGTCTGCTGGAGTGATAAGAAGGTGGTCCCATCCCTGAACAATGAAGGGCTGTAGGAAACCCTGAGTGCGAAAAAGCTGAACACTATTATCATGGATTgttctcccaggatgaacaaacctgagagaaAAAGGCTCAAAAGCTGGATCCTGCTCTCTAACTACAGGGAACTCAAAGGGTGGTGAGGCAGGACGGTCTGGGGAGGAAGACCTAGGAGCTCTACTGGATTGACCTCTAAAATATGGATGTCTACGGGCTGTGGATTTTCTACCCATTTTACCCAAACAACAGCTACAGAGgcatatgaagaaaaagagggaaagaaagaaaaaaaaaaaaaaaaagcaacatTGCCACAAAAACTCAGCCCATAAACACACAAAAGCCAACAAATAAGCAACATCTAAACAAATAACCCAGCTTACAGAGAGCAACCAAAAAAGAGTATATGT
Coding sequences within it:
- the LOC110629563 gene encoding receptor-like protein 44, encoding MGFWFLLFLTILSSSTLTISDPNDEACLTHLSQSLKNPTNSLQNWTKPNLANPCSGFNSYLSGATCNNGRIYKLSLTNLSLQGSISPYISNCTNLQTLDLSSNALSGPIPEDLQYLVNLAVLNLSSNRLEGEIPPQLALCAYLNVIDFHDNFLTGQIPQQLGLLVRLSAFDVSNNKLSGPIPGPLGNRSGNLPRFNATSFEGNKDLYGYPLPPMKNKGLSVLAIVGIGLGSGFASLVLSFTGVCIWLKISEQKMALEEGKNSQLMPDY